In a single window of the Niabella ginsenosidivorans genome:
- a CDS encoding SusC/RagA family TonB-linked outer membrane protein has product MRQLLQPRKWYLLVLQILFLLGSAFAQKEIEVSGIVTNGRNEPITGVSVSVAGKNALTATNQEGRYTIAVSAKATLVFSSVGYRSEEIAVDGKKTINVVLVEDLASLGEVVVIGYGAQKRVNVVGAVASVSGAKLESIPAADVTNAIAGRLPGVTVRQPTGEPGQNAADIRVRGRTTLGTGTGPLVVIDGVPGRSLSEIDPVDISSISVLKDASSAIYGTQAANGVILVTTKKGKAGTKPRLNYQFYQGFMKPTILPKVLNAGDYATMLSEYQDYEGRPRTFSDEDIALYYSGRDPWEHPNTNWMNDLIADWTTTSKHNLSISGGGANGMTYYLSLGYKNEEAIYKQESTRYREYSVRAKLDVPITDWLKGSVNYAGYIPSRLYPTKSAADIYGQSTRLLPTQWSFWPTGQPGPDIEYGDNPVVTSTLQGGYNDKKQYKSEMAFNLTITPPMIKGLTLNGMFSYDLYNTYQKIFRTPWTLYFPDWGSAQRDADGFITSMDLVPTLRGYSAPELQENYARSIRQLGNVNFTYAREFGAHSVSLFGAYEQLKESSNDLGAFRKYYISDIVQTINAGSNTDKDNSGSMSIYARESWIGRLNYSYLSKYLVELLFRRDGSLKFPPQSRWGNFPAVLLGWQASEEPFWKEHLGFFSYFKLRATYGKMGMDPGDAFQYMNKYTLNTGVAMGSGKDVETVVRQAGVANPFITWEKQTTYNVGFDSYILKDKFHLNTEFFYNKRSDILAPRNASVPDYTGLQLPDENIAAVDNKGFEVDLGYHQQLSKNFRIDVAGNVSWSHNRVLFTDEPARTVPWQVRTGHSYGAVLLYRAIGIFADQAAVDAYPHWKGAKPGDVIFEDVNGDGQITSDDQILLDRADAPELLMGLSIDLRYKNWSLSLLAQGQGSYYRQNYADDRRGEAGNYFQWNFDNRWTPENTHTNIARAYNRADQYWGFGVNNSTYWYDNMAYIRMKNAVLNYELPKRLFGKSGISNASVFFSGNNLFLIYAAQKKFDPEIGAPLSYPAVKTLAIGAKITF; this is encoded by the coding sequence ATGAGACAACTGTTACAGCCCCGGAAGTGGTATCTTTTGGTATTGCAAATCTTATTCCTGTTGGGGAGCGCCTTTGCACAAAAGGAAATAGAAGTAAGCGGCATCGTTACAAACGGACGCAATGAGCCTATTACCGGCGTGTCGGTATCGGTCGCTGGTAAAAATGCACTTACCGCCACCAACCAGGAAGGCAGGTACACGATAGCTGTTTCTGCAAAAGCCACTTTGGTTTTTTCCTCCGTTGGCTACAGGTCAGAGGAAATTGCAGTAGATGGCAAAAAAACCATCAATGTAGTCCTTGTTGAGGATCTGGCTTCACTGGGCGAGGTCGTTGTAATCGGGTACGGTGCCCAGAAGCGGGTGAACGTAGTGGGCGCGGTTGCTTCCGTTAGCGGAGCCAAGCTGGAATCCATTCCGGCTGCTGATGTAACAAACGCCATTGCCGGGCGGTTGCCGGGAGTAACCGTAAGACAGCCTACGGGGGAACCTGGTCAGAATGCTGCCGATATCCGGGTGCGGGGGCGTACCACATTGGGTACGGGCACGGGGCCCCTGGTGGTGATTGACGGGGTGCCCGGCCGCTCGCTGAGCGAAATAGATCCTGTGGACATCAGCAGCATTTCAGTTCTGAAAGATGCCTCTTCCGCAATTTATGGAACCCAGGCTGCAAATGGTGTTATCCTGGTTACTACAAAAAAAGGAAAAGCCGGCACCAAGCCCAGGCTGAACTATCAGTTCTATCAGGGTTTTATGAAGCCGACAATATTGCCTAAAGTACTGAATGCAGGCGACTATGCCACGATGCTGAGCGAATACCAGGATTATGAAGGGCGGCCGCGTACTTTTTCCGATGAAGACATTGCACTGTATTACAGTGGCAGGGATCCCTGGGAACACCCGAATACCAACTGGATGAATGACCTTATTGCCGATTGGACCACAACAAGCAAGCACAATCTTTCAATCAGCGGAGGAGGAGCCAATGGCATGACCTATTATCTTTCATTGGGGTATAAGAATGAAGAGGCTATCTATAAACAGGAGTCTACACGATACCGGGAATATAGTGTAAGAGCCAAGCTGGATGTGCCCATCACCGATTGGCTCAAAGGTAGTGTGAATTATGCGGGATATATTCCCAGCCGGCTGTACCCGACCAAATCTGCAGCAGATATTTACGGGCAGTCTACCCGGCTGCTTCCCACCCAATGGTCGTTCTGGCCAACAGGGCAACCGGGCCCGGATATCGAATATGGAGATAATCCTGTTGTAACCTCAACGCTTCAGGGTGGCTATAATGATAAAAAGCAGTATAAAAGCGAAATGGCTTTTAACCTGACCATTACCCCACCAATGATCAAAGGACTTACTTTAAATGGTATGTTCTCCTATGACCTGTACAACACTTACCAGAAAATATTCCGGACCCCATGGACACTGTATTTCCCGGATTGGGGCTCTGCTCAACGGGATGCGGATGGTTTTATCACCAGTATGGATCTGGTTCCTACACTGCGCGGTTACAGCGCGCCGGAACTGCAGGAAAACTATGCCCGCAGTATCCGCCAGCTGGGTAATGTAAACTTTACCTATGCCCGGGAATTCGGTGCGCACTCCGTTTCCCTCTTCGGCGCTTACGAGCAATTGAAGGAGAGCTCTAATGATCTTGGTGCATTCAGGAAATATTATATTTCCGACATTGTGCAAACCATCAATGCCGGTTCAAATACAGATAAGGACAACTCAGGCTCTATGAGCATCTATGCCCGCGAATCATGGATCGGCCGGTTAAATTACAGCTACCTCAGCAAGTACCTGGTAGAACTGCTTTTTCGCCGGGATGGTTCATTGAAATTTCCGCCGCAGAGCCGGTGGGGAAATTTTCCTGCGGTGTTGTTAGGCTGGCAGGCGTCTGAAGAGCCTTTCTGGAAAGAACACCTGGGGTTCTTCAGCTACTTTAAGTTACGTGCCACTTACGGTAAAATGGGCATGGATCCGGGTGATGCATTTCAATATATGAATAAGTATACCCTTAATACCGGCGTGGCCATGGGCAGCGGAAAGGATGTTGAAACAGTAGTACGGCAGGCCGGGGTAGCCAATCCTTTTATCACCTGGGAAAAACAAACAACCTATAACGTCGGCTTCGATTCTTATATCCTTAAAGACAAATTTCATTTGAATACCGAGTTCTTCTATAATAAACGTTCGGACATCCTTGCGCCCAGGAACGCATCAGTGCCTGACTATACCGGGTTGCAGCTGCCGGACGAGAACATAGCGGCAGTTGATAACAAGGGGTTTGAAGTGGATCTCGGTTACCACCAGCAGCTGAGCAAAAATTTCAGAATCGATGTAGCGGGTAATGTAAGCTGGAGCCATAACAGGGTACTTTTTACTGATGAACCTGCACGTACAGTGCCCTGGCAGGTGCGTACAGGTCATTCTTACGGTGCTGTTCTTTTGTACCGGGCAATTGGCATTTTTGCCGACCAGGCTGCGGTGGATGCATACCCGCACTGGAAAGGCGCAAAACCGGGTGATGTGATCTTTGAAGATGTAAACGGCGATGGCCAGATCACCAGCGATGACCAGATTTTGCTGGACAGGGCCGATGCTCCGGAATTGTTGATGGGGCTATCAATTGACCTGCGGTATAAGAACTGGTCATTGTCATTACTGGCCCAGGGGCAGGGCAGCTACTACCGGCAAAATTATGCAGACGACCGCCGGGGGGAAGCAGGCAACTATTTCCAGTGGAACTTTGATAATCGCTGGACCCCTGAGAACACGCATACAAATATCGCCCGGGCGTATAACAGGGCAGACCAGTACTGGGGCTTTGGTGTGAATAACAGTACTTATTGGTATGATAATATGGCATATATCCGAATGAAGAATGCTGTATTGAATTATGAGCTTCCAAAACGGCTTTTCGGGAAATCGGGGATTTCGAATGCAAGCGTGTTTTTCTCGGGCAACAACCTGTTCCTGATCTATGCCGCCCAAAAGAAATTCGATCCGGAAATAGGCGCTCCCCTGAGCTATCCGGCCGTTAAAACACTGGCTATCGGCGCAAAAATAACTTTTTAA